In Natrinema versiforme, the following are encoded in one genomic region:
- a CDS encoding thiamine pyrophosphate-binding protein: MTDGTAEDEWEYTGADLFVDALESYDVDYVFGNPGTTELPVLEAIGQTDLEYVLGAHEDVAVGMASGYAQTRRYHAHHDDSVNPVGVVNLHIAPGLAHGLGNIYAAKRAGAPVVVTAGNQSTDFRHEEPALAGELADLADQFCKWSDEVLDVEALPTMLRRAFRVALTPPTGPVFLGLPLDVMMAETDADPERLGEIPNAGSGDPAQLERAADLLVDADSDDVAIVVGDQIARSGEEAVAAAVELAESTGAHVYGEIHASEIDFATDHEQWISYVPPDEERAAELLDADTILFAGTSTNTTLTRHEQPLVDPDTTCVHVGDDAWEVGKNHPADAAVVGDLGLVLQELIERIRPNISEETVAARLETVRDIKETVDDRLAGVGEGDAEDDPRPSKAQLIDTMKRVADGAYVVDESVTSMFPIKTRWDFDPEQYVTNKGGGLGYGLPASIGGAIAERQRDNPREVIGFVGDGSYLYYPNAIYSAARYDLDLTVVVADNRNYRILKDNTLDLLGGDEEDHEFVGMDFDPRVDIVQNAESHGGRAELVKDPDEIEQALEDALARDGIDVLDVLVHD; the protein is encoded by the coding sequence ATGACGGATGGAACGGCCGAAGACGAGTGGGAGTACACAGGCGCCGACCTCTTCGTCGACGCGCTTGAGTCCTACGACGTCGACTACGTGTTCGGGAACCCAGGTACGACAGAACTCCCAGTACTGGAGGCGATCGGACAGACCGATCTCGAGTACGTGCTAGGGGCCCACGAAGACGTCGCGGTCGGGATGGCCTCGGGATACGCGCAAACGCGGCGATACCACGCGCATCACGACGACTCGGTCAACCCCGTCGGCGTCGTAAACCTGCACATCGCGCCCGGACTGGCGCACGGTCTGGGAAACATCTACGCCGCCAAGCGGGCGGGCGCACCCGTCGTCGTCACTGCCGGCAACCAGAGCACCGATTTCCGTCACGAGGAACCGGCCCTAGCGGGGGAACTTGCCGATCTGGCCGACCAGTTCTGCAAGTGGTCCGACGAAGTGCTCGATGTCGAAGCGTTGCCGACGATGCTCCGGCGAGCGTTCCGGGTCGCGCTAACGCCGCCGACCGGCCCGGTCTTTCTCGGCCTGCCGCTGGACGTGATGATGGCGGAGACGGACGCCGACCCCGAGCGTCTGGGCGAGATTCCCAACGCGGGGAGCGGCGACCCGGCGCAACTCGAGCGCGCCGCCGACCTGCTCGTCGACGCCGACAGCGACGACGTAGCGATCGTCGTCGGCGATCAGATCGCTCGCTCCGGTGAGGAAGCCGTCGCCGCTGCGGTCGAACTCGCGGAGTCGACAGGCGCCCATGTCTACGGCGAAATCCACGCGAGTGAGATCGACTTTGCGACCGATCACGAGCAGTGGATCTCGTACGTTCCGCCGGACGAAGAGCGTGCGGCGGAGCTGCTGGACGCCGACACGATCCTGTTTGCCGGGACATCGACGAACACGACACTGACGCGTCACGAACAACCGCTGGTCGATCCCGACACGACCTGCGTTCACGTCGGGGACGACGCCTGGGAAGTGGGCAAGAACCATCCCGCCGACGCGGCGGTCGTCGGCGACCTCGGGCTGGTCCTGCAGGAACTCATCGAACGCATCCGGCCGAACATCTCCGAGGAGACGGTCGCGGCGCGACTCGAAACGGTGCGCGATATCAAAGAGACAGTCGACGACAGGTTAGCCGGCGTCGGCGAGGGAGACGCCGAGGACGATCCCCGCCCGTCGAAAGCACAGCTCATCGACACGATGAAACGGGTCGCGGACGGCGCCTACGTCGTCGACGAGAGCGTCACGTCGATGTTTCCCATCAAAACGCGCTGGGACTTCGATCCGGAACAGTACGTCACCAACAAAGGTGGCGGCCTCGGCTACGGCCTCCCCGCGTCGATCGGCGGGGCGATCGCCGAACGCCAGCGAGACAATCCGCGCGAGGTGATCGGTTTCGTCGGCGACGGGTCCTACCTCTACTACCCGAACGCGATCTACAGCGCGGCGCGCTACGACCTCGATCTCACCGTCGTCGTTGCCGACAACCGCAACTACCGGATCCTGAAGGACAACACGCTCGACCTACTGGGCGGTGACGAGGAGGACCACGAGTTCGTCGGCATGGACTTCGACCCACGGGTCGACATCGTACAGAACGCCGAAAGCCACGGGGGGCGCGCAGAACTCGTGAAGGATCCCGATGAGATCGAACAAGCGCTCGAGGACGCACTCGCCCGCGATGGCATTGACGTGCTCGACGTGCTGGTGCACGATTGA
- a CDS encoding branched-chain amino acid ABC transporter permease has translation MGFSFDSVAALPSIGGLATESATVAFIQPSTALQLLAFAVLLGGIYGLVALGLTMIFGVMDVINFAHGAMMVVGMYTVWWTATAFGLHPILSIPLAVLGLFAIGVLVHLTTISSIMDAPQENQLIVTFGIMLILISAIEITFSTDPQSLGLGLGSVAIAGVFLPLGQLYALLISISAVVVVWLFLQRTQLGRAIRGTADDRTAAQYVGINVPRIDYLTFGIGAALAGLAGAVIPLFQQINPYLGDSYLINAFVIVVLGGLGSFPGALLGGLIVGFVHVFGQYFLPGSGYQISIFLIFILVLLLKPEGLLGGGVSE, from the coding sequence ATGGGTTTCAGTTTCGATTCGGTGGCCGCGTTGCCTTCGATCGGCGGACTCGCGACCGAATCGGCGACGGTGGCGTTCATCCAACCGTCGACCGCGCTCCAGTTGCTAGCCTTCGCCGTCCTCCTCGGTGGCATCTACGGGCTCGTCGCGCTCGGTCTGACGATGATCTTCGGCGTGATGGACGTGATCAACTTCGCGCACGGGGCGATGATGGTCGTCGGCATGTACACGGTCTGGTGGACCGCGACGGCCTTCGGCCTGCACCCGATCCTGTCGATCCCGCTCGCCGTGCTCGGCCTGTTCGCGATCGGCGTCCTCGTCCACTTGACGACGATCTCGTCGATCATGGACGCCCCACAGGAGAACCAGCTGATCGTGACCTTCGGGATCATGCTGATTCTGATCAGCGCCATCGAGATCACGTTCTCGACCGATCCGCAGAGCCTCGGCCTCGGACTGGGTTCGGTCGCCATCGCCGGCGTCTTCCTCCCGCTTGGCCAGTTGTACGCCCTGCTCATCTCGATCTCGGCCGTGGTCGTCGTCTGGCTCTTCCTTCAGCGGACGCAGCTGGGACGAGCGATTCGCGGCACGGCCGACGACCGGACGGCCGCACAGTACGTCGGGATCAACGTGCCCCGGATCGATTACCTGACCTTCGGTATCGGTGCGGCGCTCGCCGGACTCGCGGGAGCGGTGATCCCGCTGTTCCAACAGATCAATCCGTACCTCGGGGATTCGTACCTGATCAACGCGTTCGTCATCGTTGTTCTCGGCGGACTCGGCTCGTTCCCCGGCGCGTTGCTGGGCGGGCTGATCGTCGGATTCGTCCACGTGTTCGGTCAGTACTTCCTCCCCGGATCGGGGTACCAGATCTCGATCTTCCTGATATTCATCCTCGTGTTATTACTCAAACCCGAGGGCCTGCTCGGCGGTGGTGTCAGTGAGTAA
- a CDS encoding MmgE/PrpD family protein yields MTADESLASFVATLSPDDVPPPVRDHVGLVVADTVGTIVGGSTTDPVASLRRRYADRSDGPATVLGTTATLPGHQTATLNGIAGTVLELDEGHKLAAGHPAIHVLPAVLAVAEADGGTAEAASTAFVAGYETAVRVAQACRPLAEGYHPHGVWGVVGAAAAVANYEGLDADETANALRIAANHAQHTRFEAAIEGATVRDTYAGMNAPDAIAVVGHARSGFSGLEDGLARHLERASDGPIEFPADLSLGERWTVTEGYFKIHAACRYTHPTLDAIDALESTEPIDPEALERITVETYPAAATLTDPSPENRLAAKFSIPFAVATRLRRGHAGKSAFEPAALDAATERLARLVEVDSTPKFTSALPDSRGARVTVVLADGSERTATIDHARGGVERRFSEDRLREKFHSLVDPTLGREAATDAWVTLRDCWSGDVDRLCRTVVPASDA; encoded by the coding sequence ATGACCGCCGACGAATCGCTCGCGTCGTTCGTCGCTACCCTCTCTCCGGACGACGTTCCCCCGCCGGTTCGCGACCACGTCGGCCTCGTCGTCGCCGACACGGTCGGCACGATCGTCGGCGGGTCGACGACGGACCCCGTCGCGTCGCTCCGGCGCAGATACGCCGACCGATCAGACGGTCCCGCGACCGTTCTCGGGACGACGGCGACGCTTCCCGGCCACCAGACCGCGACGCTCAACGGGATCGCCGGAACCGTCCTCGAGCTCGACGAGGGGCACAAACTGGCCGCCGGACACCCGGCGATCCACGTCCTGCCCGCGGTGCTCGCCGTCGCCGAGGCCGATGGCGGTACCGCCGAAGCCGCCTCGACGGCGTTCGTCGCCGGCTACGAGACGGCCGTCCGCGTCGCGCAAGCCTGCCGGCCGCTCGCAGAGGGATACCACCCGCACGGCGTCTGGGGCGTCGTCGGCGCGGCCGCCGCGGTCGCCAATTACGAGGGACTGGACGCGGACGAAACCGCCAACGCACTCCGTATCGCCGCGAACCACGCCCAACACACCCGATTCGAAGCGGCGATCGAAGGAGCGACTGTCAGAGACACGTACGCCGGGATGAACGCGCCCGACGCGATCGCCGTGGTCGGTCATGCCCGAAGTGGCTTTTCCGGTCTCGAGGACGGTCTCGCTCGCCACCTCGAGCGGGCGAGCGACGGCCCGATCGAGTTCCCCGCAGATCTCTCGCTGGGCGAGCGGTGGACGGTGACCGAGGGCTACTTCAAAATCCACGCGGCCTGCCGGTACACCCATCCCACGCTCGATGCAATCGATGCACTGGAGTCGACGGAGCCGATCGATCCCGAGGCGCTCGAGCGCATCACGGTCGAAACGTATCCCGCCGCGGCGACGCTCACCGATCCGAGCCCCGAGAATCGCCTCGCTGCGAAGTTCTCGATTCCGTTCGCCGTCGCGACGCGACTCCGTCGCGGACACGCCGGCAAGTCGGCGTTCGAGCCCGCGGCGCTCGACGCAGCGACCGAGAGACTGGCACGGCTCGTCGAGGTCGACTCGACGCCGAAATTCACGTCGGCACTGCCCGACTCGCGAGGAGCACGCGTAACGGTCGTACTCGCCGACGGGAGCGAACGAACCGCAACGATCGACCATGCACGCGGCGGCGTGGAGCGTCGGTTTTCGGAGGACCGACTCCGAGAGAAGTTCCACTCGCTCGTCGATCCGACGCTCGGGCGCGAGGCCGCGACGGACGCGTGGGTGACGCTTCGGGACTGCTGGTCGGGGGACGTCGATCGACTCTGTCGGACCGTCGTCCCCGCCTCCGACGCGTAG
- a CDS encoding IS6 family transposase — protein MAKIDRLNGCSDWIDLSVVERERTPRRLMGLGIRLHLAGLSLSNTVRELERFGVERSRKAVHDWVQKADLQPATDTTPNHISLDETVIRIDDHQYWLYAAVDPETNKILHIRLFSTTTTALTERFLRELPEKHDVEDAVFLVDGAQHLQTALRRHGHRFRYEKHGNRNAVERIFREIKRRTSSFSNCFSHVKPSTAESWLQAFAVWQNATN, from the coding sequence ATGGCAAAAATCGACCGCCTCAACGGTTGTAGCGACTGGATCGATTTGAGTGTTGTGGAGCGAGAACGGACACCGCGTCGGCTGATGGGGCTCGGTATTCGACTTCACCTTGCCGGATTGTCTCTTTCGAATACCGTTCGAGAACTCGAGAGGTTCGGTGTCGAGCGATCGCGGAAGGCTGTTCACGATTGGGTACAGAAAGCTGATCTACAGCCAGCAACTGACACGACTCCGAATCACATTTCGCTCGACGAAACCGTGATTCGGATCGATGATCACCAGTATTGGCTGTACGCTGCAGTCGATCCTGAAACGAACAAGATTCTCCATATACGGCTGTTTTCAACGACTACAACCGCATTGACTGAACGCTTTCTACGAGAATTACCCGAGAAACATGATGTCGAAGACGCTGTGTTTCTCGTCGACGGAGCACAGCATCTCCAGACAGCACTCCGCCGACATGGGCACCGATTTCGATACGAAAAACATGGAAATCGAAACGCTGTTGAACGTATCTTCCGAGAGATAAAACGACGTACCTCCTCGTTTTCAAACTGTTTTAGTCACGTCAAACCATCAACCGCAGAATCGTGGCTCCAAGCTTTCGCCGTCTGGCAGAATGCTACAAACTAA
- a CDS encoding branched-chain amino acid ABC transporter permease, producing MSNADVSSRLDQARRQYRTFQSKWYATPAILAGIFGLLLVLPLVLDLYFFGFSLGSWISVHVLVITLVWATAAQGWNVMSGYTGQFSFGHAAFFGLGAYGTILLLNTAGLNPWLGMLIGATVASLYGLLIGVLCFRYDLRGHYFALATLAFAELLRHTFNTFSQLGGASGYFKPLPRSYGAEFGFAAFQFRETLPYYYIILGFLVVVTAVSLAIKQSRLGLYLFAIREDESAAAAVGIPTFRYKLVGIGVSAFFTAWAGAFWAMYFDTIRPDTVYELLVNVEILLPAIVGGVGTVIGPIVGAFVVIPLSEVARQSVDITGFDRVIYGLLLVGIVLYSPQGAISWPRRAVELLGAYGPSKRNASATADDDE from the coding sequence GTGAGTAACGCCGACGTCTCGAGTCGCCTCGATCAGGCCCGCCGACAGTACCGGACGTTTCAATCGAAGTGGTACGCGACGCCGGCGATACTCGCGGGTATCTTCGGACTGTTGCTCGTTTTGCCGCTGGTCCTCGACCTGTACTTCTTCGGGTTCAGTCTCGGGTCGTGGATCAGCGTTCACGTGCTGGTCATCACGCTCGTCTGGGCGACCGCGGCGCAGGGATGGAACGTGATGTCGGGGTACACCGGCCAGTTCTCGTTCGGGCACGCCGCGTTCTTCGGGCTCGGAGCCTACGGGACGATCCTGCTCCTGAACACGGCCGGACTGAACCCGTGGCTCGGCATGCTGATCGGCGCGACCGTCGCCAGCCTGTACGGGCTGCTCATCGGCGTGCTCTGCTTCCGGTACGACCTCCGCGGGCACTACTTCGCGCTCGCGACGCTCGCGTTCGCCGAACTCCTTCGGCACACGTTCAACACGTTCTCGCAACTCGGGGGCGCGAGCGGCTACTTCAAGCCGCTGCCCCGGTCGTACGGCGCGGAGTTCGGGTTCGCCGCGTTCCAGTTCCGGGAGACGCTTCCGTACTACTACATCATCCTCGGCTTCCTCGTCGTCGTCACGGCCGTCTCGCTCGCGATCAAGCAATCGCGGCTCGGCCTCTATCTGTTCGCGATCCGCGAAGACGAGAGTGCCGCCGCAGCCGTGGGTATCCCGACGTTCCGGTACAAACTCGTCGGCATCGGCGTGAGCGCGTTCTTCACGGCGTGGGCCGGCGCGTTCTGGGCGATGTATTTCGATACGATCCGCCCGGACACTGTCTACGAACTGCTCGTCAACGTCGAGATCCTGTTGCCGGCGATCGTCGGCGGCGTCGGGACCGTTATCGGCCCCATCGTCGGCGCGTTCGTCGTGATTCCGCTCAGCGAGGTCGCCCGGCAGTCCGTCGACATCACCGGCTTCGACCGGGTCATCTACGGACTGTTGCTGGTCGGTATCGTCCTCTACAGTCCGCAGGGGGCGATCTCGTGGCCGCGACGGGCCGTCGAACTGCTCGGCGCGTACGGGCCGTCGAAGCGAAACGCCTCGGCGACGGCCGACGACGACGAATGA
- a CDS encoding universal stress protein has protein sequence MVAFVFTEDEYENTKMGLGVDDEAEVTPERIATQHGTFRTIGDRFDAEGLDYELRIDIGPHATTIVDLAADADRVVIGGQKRSPTGKALFGSATQEVMLDAPCPVTFIRRG, from the coding sequence GTGGTCGCCTTCGTATTCACGGAAGACGAATACGAGAACACCAAAATGGGCCTCGGTGTCGATGACGAGGCTGAGGTCACGCCCGAGCGAATAGCGACCCAACACGGCACGTTCCGCACCATCGGTGATCGGTTCGACGCCGAAGGACTCGATTACGAATTGCGGATCGACATCGGCCCGCACGCGACCACCATCGTCGATCTCGCGGCCGATGCGGACCGCGTCGTCATTGGGGGCCAAAAGCGGTCGCCGACCGGGAAGGCGCTTTTCGGCTCGGCGACACAGGAAGTGATGCTTGACGCGCCGTGTCCGGTCACGTTCATCCGCCGCGGTTAA